A region from the Candidatus Eremiobacteraceae bacterium genome encodes:
- the acpS gene encoding holo-ACP synthase produces the protein MIIGIGIDVAEVARYAFDETKLARFAKKVFTEAEMAHAMKHRHYAERLAGAFAAKEATRKAFGHAIPWRSMGVRHQRSGKPYMELTGRASALPALRGVRGMHLSITHSKTTAVAVLILEGDELKPAASSEAVAR, from the coding sequence GTGATCATCGGAATCGGAATCGACGTCGCTGAAGTCGCGCGCTATGCGTTCGATGAAACGAAACTTGCGCGCTTTGCGAAGAAGGTGTTCACCGAGGCGGAGATGGCGCATGCGATGAAGCACCGGCACTACGCTGAACGGCTCGCCGGAGCGTTCGCAGCAAAGGAAGCCACCAGAAAGGCGTTTGGTCACGCCATCCCGTGGCGCTCGATGGGCGTGCGTCACCAACGCAGCGGCAAGCCGTATATGGAACTCACGGGCCGCGCGTCGGCTTTGCCCGCCTTGCGAGGCGTCCGAGGAATGCATTTGAGCATCACACATTCGAAAACGACGGCTGTCGCCGTGCTCATACTCGAAGGCGACGAACTCAAACCCGCCGCATCGTCTGAAGCGGTTGCGCGATGA